The Porites lutea chromosome 7, jaPorLute2.1, whole genome shotgun sequence genome includes the window tgttgttttctataggtagctagaacaagggcacaacattgcacggaggggatgggggaggaaagctatatttcctccttttgaagttcattAAACGTATAAAAGCCcacttttgggcgaagtgtcttaactcattttgtcgccgattgtaggtaGAAAGATATTTATTTGTTGGTCAACATATTAATATCATTTCTTTGTCTAGGTGGTTGATGTTAAAACAGGTGAAGCTCTTGGGCCAAATCAAAGTGGTGAGGTGTGCATTAGGGGACCATCAATAATGAAAGGTACTACATGTAACAATAAATAATGTTCTCCTTATAGATCTATTCACCACAGTTCATCACTTGTTTATTAACCATGAAACATTaaggcaaacaaaaaaaaaacaaaaaaaaaataacaataataataaagtgcAAGATAAATTATAGTGGGATTGTTGACTTCTTGAACTTTCATGATATGATGTTTACAACCAGCATAAAGAatgcataatattattattacaccATTAAATTTGAAGAATCATCGTTGTTAACTCCCTGCCGAAAAATATACCCGGTAAGGTTAGCATCTGTAAAAACAAAGACTTCCAGAACTTCCAAAGATGTTAATACAGTTGAAATCTCAATACAACAACAGCCTTCCTGAACGATAACGAACAATATTCTTCACTccagaaaaagtaaaatatatggaaaaaacCTTGATGATATTAACATTCCAGATGAAAGCTAATGTTAATATAAcatcttgtttgtttgtttgtttttgtttcatgcATTTTTCCTTCTTGTTTTAGGCTACCTTAATAATGCTAAAGCTACTTCAGAATGTATTACCCCTGATGGATGGTTTCATAGTGGTGATACAGGATACTATGATGAAGAGGGACACTTCTACATTGTAGACAGACTTAAAGAACTCATTAAATACAAAGGATTTCAGGTAGCAATCTCACTATTTGTGTAAGTCTCATCACTCTTACATGTTCAAACATTAATACCGATGGTTTTTAAGCTTTTCATCTACAAAAATGTGAGAACGTGAAGCCACTAGTTGAAGGGATTAATCACTATTTACTATGATTGAATTGTTTTCACAGGTCCCACCAGCTGAATTAGAAGCTCTCATTCACACTCATCCAAACGTATTGGATGTTGCAGTGATTGGAGTTCCCTGTGAAGAAGCTGGAGAACTTCCTAAAGCATTCATTGTTCCAAAAGGTGAAGTTGATAAGAAAGAAATTACAGAGTTTGTGGCGGAGAGAGTTTCTCCTCATAAAAAGCTTCGTGGGGGTGTGGAGTTCATTGAGCAGATTCCTAAGACTGCAAGTGGAAAAATATTAAAGAGAGAGCTGCGAGACAAGTAAAGTAACATTACAGCCGAGGAAAAGTTAACAATTATTACATAgtggctgagtatgatatgaaaaAGTTATCTGAAATTGAGGAGGATGTTATCTGCTAAGTGCAGAGGCCAAAGTAGATACCACCCCCTGTGGTCTGCTTAACTCTACATACACCTGAACCTCTCTGCAACAGCttccttggggacagaagaaagtgaccATTTTAACGAGGTGGACGTTGTAGAGAGTTTTCAAACAAGGGCCGATGTATGGATTTTTTCTTCTGCCGGgacaaaaaaaagtggccgttgcaGAGAGATGGCTtttgtggagaggtggctgttAGCGGAGGTTCAGCTGAAATTTATCATGATGTGTGAatgaattttatgcatgattCTTAAAGCCTTCTGCCATTTTCTTGCCAGAACAGCTGAGCCACCATGATTTTCACTGGCAGAAGATATGTCTGTCCCTGTTTCAGTTTACTTTTTCATTATTGACCTCAAGTATTGTAAAAATAACAGCTGCAAACATTATCCAAGTTAGTCAACACTAGCTGGTCATTGGCCAGGGGAtctaaaccaatcagaaatagagACTTGATTGAACTACCATGCTGTACTCAAGATCCTATTCTGTATAATTAGTAcaagttatttaaaaatatatattttgaaaagttttgaGGTTCTTTGTTACTAAATGCACCTTTTAATTACGTAATCTATTATGtagacaaagaagaaaaattcaaTCAACACAAAATGAGACTtttcaacatttcattttcatttttactgtgaaactcacaaaaccatgaacaccagaaatatttgtGCAGTAATGTTATTGCGTTGCAAGGAAATAGCCAACAAAAAGGtgtgagaaaactaaactgcCACAGTaacggtaattagtttgtggttttgaggtttgctcgCGTGTCCTGAATTTTATGTGATAGGTCACTTGACAGGCATCCTTACTTTACCAATATACTGGCAGGGATGTCACTGTTTCACAGTGTTAAATTAATATATGTTTAATAGTGAAGAATTTCTTAGAAAGTACCTgtgaataataacaatatttttcagttcTCTTGACATTCGCACAATAGGCTGCATGAACCTGCACACAAATGAATATTTTTCTGTTgtcaataatgataataataaactattaaaaataatgaaagagaaataaaagcaAGCCTTTTTATGTGGTTATATTATTTTCAACCATCAAAAACATAACCCAACTGCAGTTGAGTCTACTTTATTACAGTCATAAATTTGTGATGGACATAATGGCAGGCTTCACTGATTGTACCCTTAAATAAATATGTACTGTAGAAATGTTGCAATATGTTGAGGGCATTTTGGCCAGGTTCCCtctaaaaaaataattctatgttcttgcACCAAAAGGGTAACAAGTCACAAGGGTGTGTCAATTTTGGTTCTTTCATAAACAGAGAAGTAAACAATTACCCATCTAGAATATCTGACATGGTGGGGCACATTTAGGAACAGGGAATACACAACCAGTTATCTTTCCTAGAAAAATGTTCATAATGGTAAGACAACTAACCAACAATGAAAgtgttttttaagaaaaatgtgaCATGGGCCCTTTTACACCTGACATTTAGAGTCCTACCCCTTTGTCGGAGACAATATTGATGTGTTCTCTGGTAGACAAAATGGTTAaattcttggtgttgcagacaggtccaatcaccaaatgacgtaattCAAAAGATTGACATGACACTAAACAATACCCACATCATGtgaaccaacaatggtttctgcaacaccaagaaacacccaaGTGCACTTAGGGGGTGTTAACATGACAGCCGGGCAACGTATGCACCAGCGCAAGTTCACTCCAGGTCTCTCTTGTGGCTCcgtatttgtttacatgataccaccctGTTTGAATTCACCCTGGTTGTTGTACCAGAACGAGAGTTTCACTCCGGTACAAAATTTCGCAACAATATCATGTAAACAAGAACAACCACATCTTTTTGGTGTGAAATTGATCTGCCAGTGGACTGGAACAGGAAGCGCATGCATAGTTTTCATCATTTCAGGATGGCAACATCATGTCGGTCATGAGATGAGGAAAAAACATGCAAACATGTAAATACAACTCATATCAGTATGAAACTCGAGCCAGTGTgtgttttctcatgtaaacaacTCCTTAGCTGCTTTGGCTAGTTCACAGCTAGCATCCAACGCAGATGTCCTCAGGGATTCTTCACGCATTCCTCTCCCACAGATGTCCATGGGGCGAATCCCTAAAGgtgtctgcatgggaggctagtTCACAGGCACTCTGCTAAAATTGGAATACCACTTAGATATAGAaagatttgcaatttttaaataattctaTTGTTGTTCAAGGTTAACTTTGTGAATAATCTTTTAGAGTACTCTCATCCAAATGCGTGTTCAGTTTCTTGAAATTTCGTTTTCTGTTcggttttctcttttgctggGTTTGCTGTGGCTTTCTTATCCCAGAGTCCTGCATGGTCGTGATTCCTGCATTGACCAGGTACTTCTCAATGTCATTTTCACCGATTCCTTCCACAGACACCCCACGCCAATGCTTTTGGAATTCTTCATCAACAGGGAGTTGGTGTTGATCGTTTTTGAAGAACAGGATGACTTTCTTATCTGTAGAACGTGTTATAAACGTGATCCTACGCCCGGCAGATTTTACTACCTGATCAGCGTCGGGCAAACTTTCACGAATATCGTCTAGTAATATCCCGCCCAGACCTTGTTCTTCGTGTCGTTCTAGCAATTTTAGAAGTTGTTTCTTGTCCTTGATACTGAATTTCGGCTTGAAGGCAAACTTTCCCTCTTTGTGAACAAGCTTAGAGTTTTCTTTCAAGGCCTCGTTGCCTAGCCAAGCCTTATCGTTTTGACTAATATCAGTGTACTTGATTCGATCGAGGATTTCGTCGACACTCAAAGG containing:
- the LOC140942932 gene encoding transcription initiation factor IIE subunit beta-like — translated: MDPSLIKDLKDFKARSIKQPTVEAKKSKTTSSDQPKSKPLSKPKVPKSSYLPKELLQPKKQATPSADYKTPTFRSKHKFAVLAAIVDFMKRRHLGREFEPLSVDEILDRIKYTDISQNDKAWLGNEALKENSKLVHKEGKFAFKPKFSIKDKKQLLKLLERHEEQGLGGILLDDIRESLPDADQVVKSAGRRITFITRSTDKKVILFFKNDQHQLPVDEEFQKHWRGVSVEGIGENDIEKYLVNAGITTMQDSGIRKPQQTQQKRKPNRKRNFKKLNTHLDESTLKDYSQS